The stretch of DNA CAAATCAGTTCGTGCTCCACTTTACTTTTATGAGAGAAAAAGCTGAAAATGTTGTGCAGTGATCTTAATGGGAAACATGAGTAAATGGTGTTGGGGTTTTGCTTCAAAATAAAGGATTATACTAAGGACAACTCCGAGCTAATGAGGTAGGTGCCTTCTATTTCAACATATTTATTCTGTAGGTCAGCTTTTTTCCCCTTCTCCACTTATCTTTTTCTTCCtccatctctccctctctttccctctctgtGTTTAACGCAGCACCATCCTGCACTGTCGATGGCAAACAGATGCAGAGTCTTGCTCAAACCAGGGTAGGGCCACTGTTCTCCGTTCCCCAGCCGAATCCCGCGCGATGTTGAATTATGAACGCGCCACATCATGAGTCTCTTGTGGCAGGTAACTGTGCACCGTGCCTGGAACGCAGCCCTGCTCTGTGCAGTCTACCTCATGGTGCGATCGTGGAGTGTGTGCGCCACCCCCTCCGGACCACTGACCTGCCCTGCTGTTTGCTCCTGTGGTAACCAGTTTGTTAAGGTGGTGTGCACCAGGCGGGGCCTGGTTCGAGTGCCCCCTGGCATCCCCGCCACCACACGCCATTTAAACCTGATGGAGAACAGCATAGAGACAATTGAAGCTGGCACATTTCAACACCTCCGTCACCTGGAGGTACTGCAACTGGGTAGGAACTCTATTCGGCAGATCGAGGTGGGGGCCTTCAGCGGCCTCAACAGCCTCAACACACTGGAGCTGTTCGACAACCGATTAACGGTGATCCCAAGTGGCGCTTTTGAGTACTTGTCTAAACTGCGGGAATTATGGCTCAGGAACAACCCTATCGAAAGCATACCTTCCTACGCATTTAACCGCGTTCCCTCTTTAATGCGTCTGGATCTGGGAGAGTTAAAGAAGCTGGAGTATATTTCTGAGGGTGCTTTTGAGGGATTATACAACTTGAAATACTTAAACCTTGGAATGTGTAACCTGCGGGAGATGCCAGTCCTGACCCCTTTGGTGGGGCTGGAGGAGCTAGAAATGTCTGAGAACTACTTTCCAGAGATAAAACCTGGATCCTTCAGGGGTTTGAAATCCCTGAAAAAGCTGTGGATTATGAACTCTCGGATCACAACTATAGAGAGAAATGCATTTGATGATGTCACGGCCTTGGTTGAGCTCAATCTGGCCCATAATAACCTTAGCTCTTTGCCCCATGACCTTTTTGCGCCCTTGAGTTACCTGGTGGAGCTCCATTTGCACCACAACCCTTGGCGGTGTGACTGTGATGTTGTGTGGTTGGCTTGGTGGCTGAGGGAGTACATTCCCACTAATTCCACCTGTTGTGGTCGCTGCCACACCCCTGCTTACCTACGTGGACGCTACCTGGTGGAGGTGGACCAGAGCACTTTCCAGTGCTCAGCACCTTTCATACTGGATGCCCCAAGGGATCTTAACATCTCTGCTGAACGTGTAGCTGAGCTAAAATGTCGCACGGCCCCTATGTCATCAGTTAGATGGCTCCTGCCTAATGGAACTGTTTTGACCCATGGCTCTAATCACCCACGAATATCAGTGCTCAATGATGGGACACTAAACTTCTCCAATGTGCTGCCAGCAGATACAGGTGTGTACACCTGCATGGTGACCAACATGGCTGGCAACTCCAATGCTTCGGCCTACCTGAATGTGACTGCGGCTGAGCTCAACACTTCTAACCTAAGTTACTTCACTACGGTGACAGTGGAGGAAGTAGAGCCCACCTCACAGGAAGTGATCAAGCCAAAGACGGTAACCGCCTCCCCCTCCGTCTTTCAGCCAGTTTTTATCTCTACACCGACCGTTTTACTTCAAACACCTCGACAGGTCTCTGTGCCGACTGTACGTGGAACGACACGCCCACCTGCCAGTCTTGACGAGGTCATGAAGACAACCAAGATCATCATAGGCTGCTTTGTGGCAGTCACCTTGCTCGCTGCCGTTATGCTCATTGCTTTCTACAAGCTGCGTAAACGGCACCAGCAAAGGAGCTCGGTATCAGCTGCTAGGACTATAGAGGCcattcacatggaggacaatgTTCCTACCACCCATGCAGGGACAAGTATACCAGGTGAAAGTGGGATGTTATCTAACCTGAGCACCTACAAACCCAGCTACAGCTCCTACAGACCAGCACACTCTGCTCCTTGGGCAGAGAACAACATCGGGAACTCCCTGCACCGCCCCCGCCCCATCAGCACCATCACTGAGCCCTACCTGATCAAAACTCACACAAAGGAGAAGGTACAGGAAACACAGATATAACATTCCTACAGCCTTCTCCTGCTCTGTCTTTTATTCTGTTCATCATGAAAACATGCAATAGAATGCACAACAGAAAAGACAGCAATTACTTTTGTACCCAGTGCAAAAATGAGACTGTTTTTCTTGTACATgcttatacataaatatattaatataaatatataaattaatccACTATGGGATGATACAAGAAACAGATTAtataaaagtgaaaatgaatttaaactaTTTTCTAACTTGTAACTCTTATTTAAGATGGGAAAATGTGATGATGCTGATACGACGTTGCAAACGGAGACAGATGTGTGAAAAGGGGCAACCTGTGATTTTTAGACCACGCTGTATATGATGCAGTAAAGTCCCATTTATACAGAGAACTTTCTAAGTAACTGTCCACTGATTGATCTTTAAAGGCTTATCTTCTAAAAGCACCAAGAATTTGTATTGTGCCAAATGTTATACTTGCAATAAATGAGACTGGCTTAAGAGATAGGaaacaaaacattgcaaaacaCAGGATGGACACCAAGAGAGAATGGAGCAGCTGGATTTACAGAGTCTGCTGTTCTGCAGCTCCcagccaaatgttttttttttttttcttttttttttttcccgggCTGCGCCATAGTTTTGCAGCAAGCATTTAACTATATGTTTCCAGAACAGACATCCTGCTTGCTTTTTGAGTTTAACCTTCTGACTATTACTCTGATGTTCCTCTTGGTTTTTGACTAATCGGATTGACTATCCTTTGGTTTTTCCATCCAGTTTCATGAGTTGGATTTTGATTGCTTTTCCTGTTTCGTTCGGATCCTGTACTGCATTAATTTTGATTTGAGTGGCTTTTAGGGCTAATTTAGTAAATGCATTACAACAGTTGCCTCAGATTAGTAGCGCAAGGGCTCAACTGGATGTTAGTTTGCGAGACTTACAAGACGGTTGCAGTGACTGGATGGTTTGCTGCAGGTACACATTAACATGGTTTCAGATTTTCTTTATTGAGAAAGGGATTCAAATGAATGTGTGAATTATAG from Ctenopharyngodon idella isolate HZGC_01 chromosome 18, HZGC01, whole genome shotgun sequence encodes:
- the lrrc4.2 gene encoding leucine-rich repeat-containing protein 4.2, producing the protein MSLLWQVTVHRAWNAALLCAVYLMVRSWSVCATPSGPLTCPAVCSCGNQFVKVVCTRRGLVRVPPGIPATTRHLNLMENSIETIEAGTFQHLRHLEVLQLGRNSIRQIEVGAFSGLNSLNTLELFDNRLTVIPSGAFEYLSKLRELWLRNNPIESIPSYAFNRVPSLMRLDLGELKKLEYISEGAFEGLYNLKYLNLGMCNLREMPVLTPLVGLEELEMSENYFPEIKPGSFRGLKSLKKLWIMNSRITTIERNAFDDVTALVELNLAHNNLSSLPHDLFAPLSYLVELHLHHNPWRCDCDVVWLAWWLREYIPTNSTCCGRCHTPAYLRGRYLVEVDQSTFQCSAPFILDAPRDLNISAERVAELKCRTAPMSSVRWLLPNGTVLTHGSNHPRISVLNDGTLNFSNVLPADTGVYTCMVTNMAGNSNASAYLNVTAAELNTSNLSYFTTVTVEEVEPTSQEVIKPKTVTASPSVFQPVFISTPTVLLQTPRQVSVPTVRGTTRPPASLDEVMKTTKIIIGCFVAVTLLAAVMLIAFYKLRKRHQQRSSVSAARTIEAIHMEDNVPTTHAGTSIPGESGMLSNLSTYKPSYSSYRPAHSAPWAENNIGNSLHRPRPISTITEPYLIKTHTKEKVQETQI